In Acropora palmata chromosome 7, jaAcrPala1.3, whole genome shotgun sequence, one genomic interval encodes:
- the LOC141885687 gene encoding uncharacterized protein LOC141885687 isoform X3 produces MHVRSSSDTSEINLLVRNNCTDGLTNEPRSPTGETFSALIRKFEQKIQNENHVHTPGQKPWYYDNENQDFVDSFRSKSGGNSAAGSPLIERRTPALRRKNSFRNNTYFARVFKGSGDAKAGEEEYADEPSRKYFAHYDCNSMMVDFEELALQYAQQGDGLKRKNKRSGASAASTKITAATIADKMQRRGSDSSASTNEEDTDYGDNKSNSLVLNCPYFRNELGGQDEQDPQIGLTRGNVALQNSHDPSCPKEPRLDNLRRRSTLDILLTAYDSARVGNLSSGTGVTILDNSKPESGVLYLGEGLYSENGCMFEHVDHGSYYYKNFFIGQEHLNYLGIDERFGPIALSLKREKLDDNTSLLKPGESEGNQYQYRIIVRTSELTTLRGSVLEEAIPSTSRHGAARALPAKDILGHVCPELQLSALKMAQPGVKVPEQLMKLDEQGMTNQYKVGVLYCREGQSTEEEMYNNQISGPAFEEFLDLLGSRVSLKGFEGYRAQLDNRNDSTGEHSVYTQFHGREIMFHVSTLLPWTPNNRQQLLRKRHIGNDIVTIVFQEPGALPFTPKNIRSHFQHVFIVIRVFNPCSDNTYYRVAVSRSKDVPPFGPNIPVGAKFGKQRAFADFLLTKVINAENAAHKSDKFSAMATRTRHEYLKDLAINYVTNTTLETGAKGKGILRSTKKKEKVRPPISPEKVSLGALVWNVQVEDYRNSSMIDCKMGISADTLVLVHSSSKEVIFSIPAKSVIGWTSLSQSIKVFYGSGDCLVLNIPISDSDDIPEIVRRLEEISIGCQTQTITLRRNMMGQLGFHVQFEGLIADVEPSGFAWMAGLRQGSRLVEINGMIVATLSHEQMIDFLRKPGSVSAVIVPPFQNGKPRKGIHPVIGSSWSVNRASVTTISSFGSSSSVAEEPDSREQSALSFVDGVRKQTPKVFPKNSITGQDSPWIMRTNNGTIVDIRATYSGSRPSDPPESPRTSSTSSATGSSQTLHETPRQPVTTYGASYTVTSVTPNGERHHGHSDAYGAQKWDGFAPGDPEPRSSKPVGVTLKASTASGTLYAIASGPPSPQTPHPPDYAIFGSTAQRHRGPDEDDQGVGNTRFDGARQDTRFYGDGYGVVRVNVDSLPSTSEKRNSQQDIATVSAEGTKETVPFKETSLGAVITTVNTYKQKQSYEDITEASMSETVDQIEKAFGFRTPDMVGNGTGSLERNGSLRRPPGERSPRGSMQDIHLTPRRAQSGESLNRNRSSEDEDSPGNILKRLTKETNEQDRLMHRKSEGDLPHNLFKAKSTTPTAATTTTTVVEASPHSVEVKTEMKRKSEYEARLAARNLLIERLGNRQTTEGGPIEGIKIYHAKSRSTPADGRKVSGEKNSRQRQSSQDDSAKVNPQGIEYDGAISAQHAKRIEKQHSGNVRTPDYNRTSTKPVVRSERRIRLTSSSLQGADGSQTVPRQSKSSKRRNVSGARGTGAGNSDSSDEELRMRSGDRVDIVPTTTGKLQVSPERNKKASSLPREWERAGSPHGSTTRESRESRNHRSRSHLRNARITKIKMSANEEPIDSIVDQTARLLSAAKAIKFDKGSSPVVADDVMNSLTRTSELLQHQSTTAREEREMERRDKDRSLSRIKAPGRGRSHGPHKFYIPVVPRRHSFDERIFAAPSAKGNSGESLLTRESIGKEAELEMKLAIVSNALMKEGEEKHRLDSEFRKLQKENKRLQEDLRTASHQLRKFTEWFFSTMEQNKTC; encoded by the exons ATGCATGTTCGAAGTAGTAGTGATacaagtgaaataaatttgttgGTAAGGAATAATTGCACCGATGGGTTGACAAATGAGCCACGCTCTCCAACAGGAGAAACTTTTTCTGCTTTGATCAGAAAATTTGAGCAGAAGATCCAGAATGAAAACCATGTGCACACTCCTGGGCAGAAGCCATGGTattatgataatgaaaatCAAGATTTTGTGGATAGTTTCAGAAGCAAATCTGGTGGCAATTCAGCCGCAGGAAGCCCACTTATTGAAAGAAGGACACCAGCGTTAAGGCGTAAAAACTCATTTAGAAACAACACATATTTTGCCAGAGTATTCAAAGGTTCTGGAGATGCGAAGGCTGGAGAGGAAGAGTATGCGGATGAGCCTTCAAGGAAATACTTTGCGCATTATGACTGTAACAGTATGATGGTTGATTTTGAGGAGCTTGCGTTACAATATGCACAGCAAGGTGATGGACTTAAGCGGAAGAACAAACGATCAGGAGCGTCAGCGGCATCAACCAAAATCACTGCAGCAACAATTGCTGACAAGATGCAAAGGCGTGGCTCAGATTCTAGTGCTAGTACTAATGAGGAAGATACAGACTATGGTGATAACAAAAGCAATTCCCTTGTACTAAATTGCCCTTATTTTCGCAATGAACTTGGTGGTCAAGATGAACAAGATCCTCAAATTGGGTTGACAAGAGGAAATGTTGCGTTGCAAAATTCACATGATCCTTCTTGTCCTAAAGAACCTAGATTGGACAACCTTAGACGAAGGTCAACTCTTGATATTTTATTAACTGCTTATGATTCTGCTCGAGTGGGAAATTTAAGTAGCGGAACAGGAGTTACAATTCTTGACAATTCAAAACCTGAAAGTGGTGTCTTGTATCTTGGAGAGGGATTGTACAGTGAAAATGGTTGTATGTTTGAGCATGTAGACCATGGAtcttattattacaaaaactTTTTCATTGGGCAAG aaCATTTGAACTATCTTGGAATTGATGAACGATTTGGCCCCATTGCATTGTCATTGAAGCGTGAAAAACTTGATGATAATACATCACTTTTGAAACCTGGGGAGTCAGAGGGAAACCAGTACCAGTATCGCATAATTGTGAGAACTAGTGAG CTTACCACACTAAGAGGAAGCGTGTTAGAGGAGGCGATACCATCCACGTCACGGCACGGAGCTGCCCGAGCTCTCCCTGCCAAAGATATACTGGGACATGTTTGTCCAGAACTTCAACTTTCAGCTCTTAAGATGGCACAACCAGGTGTCAAG GTTCCTGAGCAACTGATGAAGCTGGATGAACAAGGA ATGACCAATCAATACAAAGTAGGGGTATTGTACTGTAGGGAAGGGCAGAGTACTGAGGAAGAAATGTATAATAATC AAATTTCTGGCCCAGCTTTTGAGGAATTTCTTGATTTACTTGGATCCCGTGTAAGCTTGAAAGGTTTTGAAGGTTACAGAGCTCAGCTTGACAACCGCA atGACTCCACAGGAGAGCACTCAGTGTATACACAATTCCATGGGCGTGAAATCATGTTTCATGTATCCACGCTTTTACCGTGGACGCCAAATAACCGCCAACAG CTTTTGCGAAAGAGGCACATTGGAAATGATATTGTcacaatcgtttttcaagaACCTGGTGCACTTCCTTTCACTCCAAAGAACATTAGATCTCACTTTCAGCATGTGTTCATTGTGATCAGAGTGTTCAATCCCTGCTCAGATAACACCTACTACAG GGTTGCTGTAAGCCGTTCAAAAGATGTGCCACCCTTTGGACCAAATATCCCTGTGGGCGCAAAGTTTGGGAAACAAAGAGCTTTTGCAGATTTTCTCCTGACAAAAG TTATAAATGCTGAAAATGCAGCCCATAAATCAGACAAATTCAGTGCCATGGCGACAAGGACAAGACATGAATACCTTAAAGATCTGGCCATAAACTATGTTACCAACACCACACTGGAGACAGGAGCAAAGGGAAAAG GAATTTTGaggtcaacaaaaaagaaggagAAGGTGCGTCCACCTATCAGCCCTGAGAAAGTTTCACTAGGAGCATTGGTGTGGAATGTGCAG GTTGAAGATTATAGGAATTCTTCAATGATTGACTGTAAAATGGGAATCTCTGCTGATACTCTTGTACTAGTGCATTCGTCCAGTAAG GAGGTCATATTCAGCATTCCAGCTAAATCAGTCATAGGCTGGACATCATTGTCACAAAG CATCAAAGTGTTTTATGGCAGCGGTGATTGTTTGGTCCTGAATATTCCAATATCTGATTCAGATGACATACCAGAAATTGTCAGAAGACTGGAAGAAATTTCCATTGGCTGCCAG ACCCAAACGATAACACTGAGGCGCAACATGATGGGGCAGCTGGGATTTCATGTCCAGTTTGAGGGCCTCATCGCGGATGTGGAACCATCTGGGTTTGCTTGGATGGCTGGTCTACGACAAGGATCTCGGCTTGTTGAG atcaATGGAATGATAGTAGCGACATTGAGCCATGAGCAAATGATTGACTTTTTACGCAAACCAGGATCAGTATCAGCAGTCATTGTGCCGCCTTTTCAGAATGGCAAACCAAGGAA GGGTATCCATCCTGTCATTGGTTCGTCTTGGAGTGTCAACCGCGCCTCCGTGACTACAATATCTTCGTTTGGCAGTTCGTCTTCAGTGGCCGAGGAACCTGACTCACGTGAACAGTCAGCACTCTCGTTCGTTGATGGCGTGCGTAAGCAAACTCCTAAAGTCTTTCCAAAAAACAGTATTACAGGGCAAGACAGTCCATGGATAATGCGTACAAATAACGGGACTATTGTGGATATCAG AGCTACGTACTCAGGCTCCCGGCCTTCAGATCCTCCCGAGTCGCCTAGAACTAGCTCCACTTCCTCGGCTACTGGAAGCTCGCAAACTCTTCACGAGACACCACGCCAGCCAGTTACTACGTATGGAGCTTCATATACTGTAACAAGTGTCACCCCTAATGGCGAAAGACACCATGGTCATTCAGATGCATATGGGGCACAAAAATGGGATGGCTTTGCGCCAGGTGATCCAGAACCACGGTCCTCTAAGCCCGTGGGTGTGACACTTAAGGCCTCCACGGCGTCTGGCACCTTATATGCGATCGCAAGTGGACCACCTTCTCCTCAGACTCCACATCCACCTGACTATGCAATTTTTGGTAGCACAGCGCAGAGACATCGAGGACCTGATGAAGATGATCAGGGAGTTGGGAACACAAGGTTTGATGGAGCTCGGCAGGACACCAGATTCTACGGGGATGGTTACGGCGTTGTTCGCGTAAATGTTGACTCGTTACCGTCTACGTCTGAGAAAAGAAACTCCCAGCAAGACATAGCTACAGTGTCTGCTGAAGGGACAAAGGAAACTGTACCCTTCAAAGAGACAAGTCTCGGTGCCGTGATAACAACTGTGAACACCTATAAACAGAAACAAAGCTACGAAGATATCACGGAAGCATCCATGTCAGAGACTGTTGACCAGATTGAGAAGGCTTTTGGTTTCAGAACGCCAGACATGGTGGGAAATGGCACAGGCAGTTTGGAGAGGAATGGGAGCTTACGACGCCCACCTGGCGAACGGAGTCCCCGGGGTTCAATGCAAGACATTCATTTGACACCTCGGAGGGCGCAGTCTGGGGAATCCCTGAACCGTAACCGAAGCAGTGAGGATGAAGATTCTCCTGGGAACATACTAAAACGCTTGacgaaagaaacaaatgaGCAGGACCGTCTTATGCACCGAAAGAGCGAAGGCGATCTACCTCATAACTTATTTAAGGCTAAATCAACAACACCcacagcagcaacaacaacaacaacagtggTGGAAGCATCACCTCATTCTGTTGAGGTCAAGACGGAGATGAAGCGTAAATCCGAGTATGAAGCTCGTCTAGCTGCGAGAAACCTTCTCATAGAGCGACTAGGAAACCGACAGACCACAGAAGGGGGTCCGATTGAAGGGATTAAAATTTATCACGCCAAAAGCCGAAGCACGCCTGCTGATGGGAGAAAAGTAAGTGGAGAAAAGAATTCTCGACAACGCCAAAGTTCCCAGGACGACAGCGCAAAAGTGAATCCCCAAGGAATTGAATATGATGGGGCAATATCAGCTCAACACGCGAAGCGAATTGAAAAGCAGCATTCTGGTAATGTTCGGACGCCCGACTACAACCGAACGTCTACGAAACCGGTGGTGCGCTCTGAGCGAAGAATCCGTTTGACCAGTTCTTCTCTTCAAGGGGCAGATGGATCACAAACGGTTCCCCGACAGTCAAAGTCGAGCAAACGACGCAATGTTTCGGGCGCCCGTGGAACTGGTGCGGGCAACTCAGATTCGTCGGATGAAGAACTGAGGATGAGAAGCGGCGATAGAGTCGATATTGTGCCGACAACGACCGGAAAGCTGCAGGTTTCACCGGAGAGAAATAAGAAGGCTTCGAGCCTCCCGCGCGAATGGGAAAGGGCAGGATCACCCCATGGGAGTACAACACGCGAGTCTCGAGAATCGCGTAATCATCGTTCACGTTCTCATTTGAGAAATGCGCGCATCACGAAGATTAAGATGAGTGCCAATGAAGAGCCCATCGATTCCATTGTAGATCAAACCGCTCGATTGCTAAGCGCCGCTAAAGCTATCAAGTTCGATAAAGGCTCGTCTCCGGTCGTTGCTGACGATGTTATGAACTCGTTAACACGCACATCCGAGCTTTTGCAACACCAATCAACGACTGCTAGGGAGGAGAGGGAGATGGAGAGAAGAGACAAGGACAGGTCACTCAGCAGAATCAAGGCGCCAG GTCGTGGGCGCTCTCATGGACCACACAAGTTTTACATTCCTGTTGTTCCTAGAAGACACAGCTTTGATGAACGAATCTTCGCTGCTCCG AGTGCTAAAGGGAATTCCGGTGAAAG TCTGCTGACAAGAGAAAGTATCGGAAAAGAAGCTGAGCTGGAAATGAAACTAGCTATTGTGTCAAACGCCTTGATGAAG GAAGGTGAGGAAAAGCACCGCCTGGATTCAGAGTTTCGAAAActtcagaaagaaaacaagagacTGCAGGAAGATCTTCGCACAGCTTCCCACCAACTTCGGAAGTTCACCGAGTGGTTTTTCTCGACAatggaacaaaacaaaacatgttga